The genomic DNA ATGACGAACAGAGGGTTCTGCTGACCAGGAGAAATATCCCGCCGTTCCAGGGGCTCTGGGTTATGCCGGGAGGCAAGATAGATCTTGGCGAACCGATATTGAAAGCCCTGCACCGGGAGGTGAGGGAAGAGGTGGGCCTTGAAGTGGAGGTTGAGGACCTGATCGATGTCTTCGAGCACCTGACGCCGGGGGAGGAGAATAGTCACTTCATCATTCTCTACTACCTATGCCGCGCGACGGTCTGCGATATCTGCCACAATCCTTTCGAAATAGAGGAGGCCCGGTGGGTGCCGAAAAACGAGCTTGCAGGCTTTCCCATGCCGGAAGGGGCCAAGTTCATCCTCGGCAAGATCTTCCCGGAAGCATTCAGCGCCGGGCAGAAAGAAGAGACGGCATCCCTCAAGCGGA from Geobacter sp. DSM 9736 includes the following:
- a CDS encoding NUDIX domain-containing protein yields the protein MPGLKFKKQHIVTSVVAVIVDDEQRVLLTRRNIPPFQGLWVMPGGKIDLGEPILKALHREVREEVGLEVEVEDLIDVFEHLTPGEENSHFIILYYLCRATVCDICHNPFEIEEARWVPKNELAGFPMPEGAKFILGKIFPEAFSAGQKEETASLKRKVKKLKKL